Part of the Capsicum annuum cultivar UCD-10X-F1 chromosome 12, UCD10Xv1.1, whole genome shotgun sequence genome is shown below.
attattaactatatgtttaaatttaatattttagaatcaGCAACGGACTAAAATCTCGAACCAATAAGCTTTAAATCCCGAATCTGCGTTTGCTTTTATTACTGGTTCCATAAAGTCCGCAACACCCCCACCCCCTTCCCTTTGTCCCTTTATATCTTGATATACAcatagatacatacatatatatatatgtacgaaTTGTGTATGTCATAATGTGTATACTTACGCCTTTTCTCTACCATACGAAGGTGTACTAGTCAGACCTCTAAGGCTTCACACAAGAAGTACAACTTCAAGAGCTTTGATTCAACTTTTCAATAAGTTACTCCCTTTTTTCCAATTTTTACTTAAGGGGTTTCAACTTTCAATAAATATGAGAAAATCTTTTCATAATGACAGAAGAAAAACACATTaagctcttcttcttcttcctctcttttttctCCATATTCACTCTTTATACTTCTTGATATGGATATCAACCACATTAACCTCACTACCTCCACTTGGGAACCAACCATGTCCAATATGGAAAACCATGTCTTCCAcgaccaacaacaacaacgaccATGCTTGTCCAGTATACCAAACGACCATGTATTCCAcgaccatcatcaacaacaacaacaacaacaatttcatttcGAACAAAACCCTATTTGGCCTAGTTTTCCTCTTCAAAACCCTCATCATCACCAACTTCCCTCTTCCTCAAACCaattgcaacaacaacaacagcaacaacaagtCCCTTTTGATCATGTTCAAACACTAATAGAGGATCCTAATGATCACGAACCTCATGAAGACGAAgatgaagacgaagaagaagagGAGCTAGGAGCTATGAAGGAAATGATGTTCAAGATTGCAGCTATGCAGCCAGTTGATATTGATCCAGCCACCATTCGGAAACCTAAAAGGCGAAACGTCCGAATTAGCAACGATCCACAAAGCGTTGCAGCCAGGCTACGCCGAGAGAGAATAAGTGAAAAAATTAGGATCTTGCAAAGATTAGTCCCTGGTGGAACCAAAATGGACACTGCTTCCATGCTAGACGAAGCGATTCGCTATGTTAAGTTTCTAAAAAGGCAAATTCGTCTATTACAATCTTCTAATCATCATCTCCCACCAGCACAGGTACTAGTACCTCCATGCCCTAATAATGAAAATTGGGCAAATATTGTCACAACAACAAAAGCTCTAATTCTTGGCTCCTCTAGCACTACCACTACCGTGGCCAATAATGCTACAACTTTTGTTGGTAACACTTCATCGGATCCTACTTATGAGGTAATTGGTAATTAGCTAGGGAAAATTATTGGTAATTCATGtgattattatgatcattattgtGTACTAATTGGAATtgttaagaataaaaatattaatatatagaGGAATTAATTATTTGTGTATATAGTGGTCATGTGAATTGTGAACTAAAAGAAATAGGTTTGTTAGGATTGTGTTGACTTACAGGGCATGATAATCATCACAACGGTTAGACTTGAGTTACGTATGTTCTATATAGTATAATAATTATACAATAAGgtgtttttctatatttttttctgatCATCCGAAAGTTCGTTTGGCTGAATTCTCTCCCGGGAATAAAACAGTGACGTGAGAACCAATTGAATATGATTATACTCTTGGTTCCCTCCCCACCCACCCACCCTGAAACCCCAAATCCACCCAACCAATCATCCTCACACACACAATTTTTTGTGCTCGTGTGTGTGCTTCTGTAAAATCAAGTTATGTGTATGCATATTGaatatatttaacttatatatatctatctatctatctctctctatatatatatatacggatAGTGTAAAGAAGCTTTTACTCTATTACAGTCATTCAAACGAAtactaatttatgagattttaaatTTCACTTTTATGAAGATTTATCGGTAGATATCTTTTGAGTGACCTAATAGTGTAAAAAGAGAATTAACATTTACATATGATACTTGTAAAAATAGGGGGCTTGAGATAGGGAGTCTTCTTTCCTCCcgttttatcaatttttcaaagatttttcgGTTGAGTTTGTGACCAAATTTAGAGGATTTgaagttgtatatgtattttaatgaTAAGAAGGATGTACTAAAAAGGAATTTACTAATTAATTGGTGAATATGTCAAATTTTTTTGGATAAGGATCTTCTTTATACGTGCAGCCTCAAACATCAGatgttaaaaaatcaaaaaattggatataatataataattaaatacattttCTGATGATGAATCAATTGTTTTAATACATATTCTGGTGATGAAtcaattgttttttctttctcctaTTCCATTAAAATTGCCTTGTTTTCTGTTTTTGTCCTTCCAATAATACTTCAGTAGCTTCACTTTAAAACCCTATTTTTGCAATTACACAAATATCTTTCTCTCTCATGAACTAAAGATCAGCTTTCAAGTTTCAACAATAACATACTCAGCGTGATCTCATAAATGAAATCATTACTAGAAATAGAGGCTTTTCTCACCTCTAATCAATAGAAATTTGTGTTATTAAACATGATTTTCCTACCCATTTTTCATTGAACTAGTTTACTAAAAAAGGCATGTTAGGAAATAaatactctttttcttttcttttctcagtGATTCAAAATTTTGTGGGAATAGCCATCTTACATTTTTCAGTAGGAAAATTCAATGGAAAATAGTGATGTTTTAGTAGTATGTTATCTTATATGAGTTAGAAAGGTTGTTTTAGATATAGATGATTTTCATAACTAAAGATCAATTTCAAAACCCTAATTTGTCTTTTCGCTCATAAATTATCATTCTTCCAATCTAAAGGAAAGCAGTCAATGTTTGTCTATTTGTAGTTCCTAATTACAATTGTCAGCTTCTAACTAgatttcattaaattattatgtttaaatttgACAAGTTTGATTAAGATGTATCTCTGACTTTTATCTCATAATTAGTACTGTTTCACAACACTTAATAACTTATTTGTTGGAAGACACGGAAGCACATGTTGAAGTTATTTCTTTCCTAAACAATGTATGTTTCGCTCATTTGAGGAATTAATCTACTTTTCGACTCCGTCAACATGTGTTGGTATAATATATcacaaattacaataaattatagttgaaagtaaaataaacaaaaaattgaGTAAATAAAATTCGGGCTGAGACACGGATATCTCGCtctttttaaggagattcaatccCACTGCACCATAATCTACATCGATCCAGCAGTATTtatcttgacttgtcccctccaggatacaacagtccatcaacgatgtacaacaAGCAACTCTGGATTAATTTACGAGTTCAAAGCCTCCACCAAAAAAATgcattccttcaacatatataaaactctctttttaatagtgaatatagttgaagacttaaaatatttttcttgtctcaactccatctttcactaatataattactctcttttgtatagtgaatatagttaaagactaagaatattttctttgtctcaactctctctttcactactatatactataatattttttcaaatttttcatatttcctcGTCAACAACACAAAGGAATAAACACCATTATTTATAGATGAGGAATTTTTCATAGTAGTGAATAGGAAGACTATGGTGTTGTAAAGTGAAAAGTGGGTACATAAATGAGATAGATGTTATAAGAGTTACAAGCATTATTAGATAAAATAATGAGTAAAGATTACAAAAGTTATTAAAAACTAATGACCCTTCTACCATAACTTTTACCCACTAATGTAACGctctgagtctgtaccccagacgctacacggtgcttacgacctcgaaggatcacaagctaactcaggactgatatctgttgtgagcactgagtaataatactgaaataatgcggaaaataggttgaaatgccataatattcataatctgaaatactgataaaatataacatctgatgaaaacatctgaaatactgaatactgtctgacatagtctagtctgaaaagccttatactgaactatctgaaagcggagttgatgggacaagcccccaactaactccaactactgaaatactgaaataaaacatatcctcgatagatgaggactcactaataaaTTTGACAATGCTGGCTAAATCTAAATCTGTCTATGCGCGATCAGGAACttaagcgtctgaacctatgatatgagatatcatagcacaaaaaaagagtatgtgtcagtatatggaatgtactgatatgctagatgaggtaaggctgaatgtaagggttcatatgcatgaacaataactgactgaatgatatagtgtaactgaatatgagaacacatgaataactgaactactgtaaatactgagtatgcaatagtgtgcatatacatgtatactcTATCTGATACTACTAGAAAACTGTTTATTATCTGGGGATTTTACCTAGGAAATAGTATCGCAGGAAATACATAcggatttacctacgaaattattaaattcatcaatattacaatatattacctgcgaactatatatttgcaacaaatttcGCAGGTAAATTTGGCGCTATATTGCGCAAATTTCTTACTTGTGAtattacctggggaaatatatcggcgggtattttatctctaggtaaatccgcaggtacgtggacaaatatatatattttttaaatccgtaGAAAAATTTTCAGGTAATTTATCATACAGATATACTTAGAaattttttggtggaaatttatgtaatggattttattacctaggaaattatttggggattttgtgctgcgaattttgttggggatttattcttggagatttacctgtgaaattattacttgcgacattacctgaaAAAATATATCGGTGGGTCttttatctctaagtaaatctGCAGATATattaacaaatatataaaaaatttaaattcataaaaaaatccccaggtaatttatcatacggatttacttagagatattttggtggaaatttatgtaatgaattttattacctagaaaattatttggggattttgtgctgcgaattttgctggggatttattcttggggatttacctgcaaaattattacttgcgacattagcTGGAGAGATAtatcggcgggtattttatctctaggtaaatccgcatgtatatggacaaatatataaaaattttaaatacataaaaaaattccaggtaatttatcctacggatttacttagagatattttggtgaaaatttatgtaatggattttattacctacgAAATTATTTGGAGATTTGAGCTGGGAATTTTGTtagggatttattcttggggatttacatgcgacattattacttgcgacattacctggggaaatatatcggcggatattttatctctaggtaaatccgcaggtatattaacaaacatatatatatattttaaatccatagaaaaatccaTAGAAGGTATAATAATCAcgatataaaataaaaagtaatttattttatattgagttgaaagtattaggtagtttcagaattatatatatgatgagaTTAAGGGTGGACATtctgtttgtttgatttgtttgtttaatATCagtttgttttttcaatttttggattgacgaaaatgacagccgtaatcaaactaaaataaattcgatttaatttaattttcataaatttggttcagttatttcaaatttttattttgaatttgaagataAAAATAGTGAGTCTTTCTTTGTCATGACCGGACATTTAAAATgtgtgatttttttttagaaaaaaataatttttttcaaacctatttttcatttttaaatataaataactcagcatggatgaaatgaaatgaaataacagAAAAACATTATCtatactaaatatataaaataatatatatatatatatatatatatataaaatacataaatatttatatatataataaaatatatatattattattatcattgattttaaagtaatatattatatgtcgTACTTTTAGttacacaatttattcataactaatctgagcataattatattatttattttactattattattactgtaTTAATCCGCAAtcttagtcaatttaattttttaatatatttattttcttatctgATTTTGCCAATTTGTAACAATTTTAACCtaattttatctaatttattacaatcctagcccaaattgtgtccaattaaactcaatttcaaatttcattcaattttttaaccaaattcttaatctttaaaTCTCATCCGTTGATCaatatttgtttattattatatattgatttttgttaattttatatagttactatatttattaaatatcaacctaattcaattcaattttcttaatttatttaaaatctagCCATTCatactcaatttgtgtcaattgagtttaatttgactcaatcgaaatccttaattcaattttttaaccCAATATCTAATCCCAATTTGACGCATCTCCTCTAGTGTAATCTCAATCactcatcatatttgatcaacggcccatattaaatcaatttttactaatatttttcttgaaattggacagcTTCAGACTATTTTTTTTGAACCGAGGGTATATTGGAAACAACCTATGTACCTTAGCATTAAGGTCTGTGTACACTGTACCCTCTACGAACCTCAATTTGTGGGAATAAATCGGGTTAtttgtgttgacacctaattttgaccttaggctgctattttagcaaaaatattaattttaaatgttgatattttctacgcattattttgatatcaaattaaatattaacATGTCGCATTCATGATTAGAAAATATacgatatttttttatattattattttttacaatatataatattttacataattttgctaatatttattaaatcattttcgTAATTATACATGCCCATAATTTACaaacattgtctattattattattataattattattattattattattacgtcttttctacatttattaaatagcaaCCTAAGTCAATTCAATTTTCCCAGCTTATGTAATGTCCTAgcctaattcttattcaattaatatcaattttagtcataATTGATATTAATTCAAGCTGAATAAACTTTAGCTTGACTCAATTTCAAAAATACTTGTGAAGCTCACACGAGCTGATCAAGCAGCTAAATATGATATCAGAGATGTATTTGAGTTGATCAGCAATCTTAGCTTGACTCGTTATTGAGATCGAGAAATTAATGGTCATCAATTTTTCTGAcccctttttaaataattttaatctcagccattaataaaaatcaatctAATGGCTGAGATCAAATTTCTTACTCCTCTTCTTTTAAACAAAACAAGAAACCCTACTCTCATTTCCAGCAAAAATATCTGTCTCTCTCTATCTTCTTTCTCTTCCCTCTTTCTACACTCCCTCCCTCTCTAAAACCAAAACAACTGATGTAGCCTTCACCCCCTTCACCGTAGACCACCTTTAAGCCATTTTTCTTCTCCCATCACCATTACCCCATCTGCCACCGGCGAACTCATTTGCCCTGATCATAACAGTGACTTTGTCGAAGAATTAGAAGACCCCGAACCAATCCCCAATCTGACCCGTTTGCCCAAATCGGTTGCCTCCATGTTGAGTAATATTTTCATTGCATAACTCGTGTCTGTTTTATTAGTTTGAGTTGCCAACCGATGACCGTGAGTACGAGAATAGGAAGAGGGAGAATTATGGGAACGCGAGTGGTGGTAGGTCAGGTTCTGAAAGGAGGTTTGATACTATGTCACTGCTGTGGCCATTTGGGATGTTTGGATCAGCATTATCCTCTAGACAGGGAGGAGGATCAGGGTCTCTTGGACAACGGGACAGAGAGTCGAATAAGGTATGTATATACAAAACTTCGATCTTCTTGAATATGTGGTGTTTGTTTAGTTCATTTAAGTTAAATTTATATACTTGAATTACTGATCAAAACGGACTAGGATAGAAAGTTAATAGGTAGTCGTGTATTGTTTTGTTGTCCATTCATATTAGTAGTCCTAGTATACTTGAATTGCTGATCAAAACGGACTAGGATAGAAGGATAATAGGTAGTCATGTGTTGTTTTGCTGTCCATTCATATTAGTAGTCCTAGTATTGCTCCTTTTGtttcttgt
Proteins encoded:
- the LOC107849978 gene encoding transcription factor IND-like; amino-acid sequence: MDINHINLTTSTWEPTMSNMENHVFHDQQQQRPCLSSIPNDHVFHDHHQQQQQQQFHFEQNPIWPSFPLQNPHHHQLPSSSNQLQQQQQQQQVPFDHVQTLIEDPNDHEPHEDEDEDEEEEELGAMKEMMFKIAAMQPVDIDPATIRKPKRRNVRISNDPQSVAARLRRERISEKIRILQRLVPGGTKMDTASMLDEAIRYVKFLKRQIRLLQSSNHHLPPAQVLVPPCPNNENWANIVTTTKALILGSSSTTTTVANNATTFVGNTSSDPTYEVIGN